The region GAATAGGAGTATTGTCTGGGGGAGCCTCTCCAATATTATGAGCCTCACTAGCCTGGAGCCGGTATCACTAGTCATGTACATAGACCTCCCTAAGTCCAGAGTTAAACCGTTCCATAGGTATATGAGGCTCCTTATTGGGAAGGGCTTATCCAATCCCCTGAGCCTTATCTCATCCTCTACTAGCCTCTCGATGAGCTTATTCCTCTCCTCAATACTCAAGCCTTTGTATAGGGGGTTGGCACTCACTCTCTGTGCGACATTAAATTTTATGTCACTTATCATTATCTCATCGACATATCCTCCAGCATTTGCTATTAATATCGTCAAATAAGTGACGATAATGACCATCAGGAAGAGGAGGAAGGCTCTCTTTATCAGCACTTTAGCTAGGGGAGGTATCCTCATGGTGGCTCACCTTCACGCTACAATCAAAATATTTAAAGGATCACCCCCTAAAAAATGGAATAAAAAAGAGAGTTTAGGGTTTCTGCAACTCTAGAGATATCTCGTTCTCGTCCACGGCTCCGTTCCTGTTGGTGTCCTGCCACTTAACGATTATAGTACCAGCGTTCACCTTGTTCTTCAGTAAGTAGAGCAAAGCTGCCTCAGTACCGTACCTGCTCGTGCCCGCTACGTAGAGATTCTTATCTATCAGTGTGGCTATACCGTAATCTAGACTACCGTACTTCGACTCGTACTTCTCTCCAGTCGGGAGGCTGAGAGTCTTGTGGTCCATCTTTATCCCTGCTTTCTCGAAGGCTAGCTTCGTATGCACATTCACAGCGGGCCCACCGACGACTAAGCTAACGCCAGATGGTCCAGTCAGCACTTCAGCAGTCGGGAAGTACTTAAGTATTATGCTCTTATCGTAGCCTATCCCGACGAACGTGTACGGGAATAGCTTGAACTCCTCTATGTCCCTAGCTATCTTCTCTATCTTATACGGTAGCGTCCTGATAGACTTTATCGTGCAAGTGTGAGCTATAGCATCAGCCGCAGCTAAGTAGTAAGGACCGTCGGATATGAAGAAGTGCTTGTACTTGTTGTAGAAGTCTCTCAAGAGGGAGTACCTCCTCTTAGCTTCCTCAACTTTTATGTAGTCCTTGAAGAAGTTCGGGTACGGTATCAGTCCCTCATTATATGCTTTATCTAAGTACTTCTTGAGTATCTCGAGGCTGGGTCCAGCTATGTAGTTCATCCACTCGACGTTCAAGGCGTTAGCTTTATCGGCGCCGAACGCGAGCTCCTTGTTCTCCTCAGCTAGCACGCCTATGAAGTAGGAGTGCCATGGCATAGAGGGCCATATCGTGTAAGCTGATGCTATGAGCTCCGCATCTAGGTGTATATAATCAACGTAGTACTCTATGACCAGGGGATCAGTGCTGATTATCCTCCACGCCTTGAACGGCTCGTAGAAGGATTTCAGGTAATCAGCTACTGATTCATCGTATATCTTGCTCTCCGGGTTCATCCTCTCATGATCAACTACGTAGCCGAATATGAAGTCAGCCAGGGATCTGATGGAGCCATCATGATAAGCCACTTTGCCCAAGACTGGGCCATAGTTGACTACGAACTTCACCTTGGCCTCAGTAACATTAGCCTCCTTCGCTGTTACCATACGCTGCCCCTTGACGTCCCATGAAGCCCAAGCATCGGGAGGCACTTTAACGCTATCAACCCACTTCAACGTGAGCCAGTTCTTGCTCTCCTCATTCTGATGCGTCGGGGTTCCCTTTACGACTTCCATATATACGCTCTTCACGTTAAGAGGTATAGCGAGACCCGTCTGTGGGTGGAGCAGGAAAGCTGAATCTGTTAGAGCGTATCCGTATATCATCACATCGTATATCCAATTGGAAGCTCCACCGTTAGGCCCAGATGGGTTCCAAGGATCTATTATCACCTCAGCGCTCGATATCCTCGCGGTCCCTCCTACCTTACCCTTATTCGCTGTGAAAGCCCATGATGCTGCAGCATAACCTGCAGCGTAATCCGCTACAAGATTTATCCCCTTCCTGCGGGCCCATACAGCTGTCTGATCCACTATCCATAATCTGGCACTATCCTCTATGGCCATCCAGAGAGCTTTCCTCATCATCTGATCTCTCTCCTCCATCGTCTTGAACTGCTTCATAGCTAGCTTATTCGCTATGTCCCTGAACTCCGAATCAGGTTTATAGGCACGCCAGAGCGGGCTCCAGGCCATCGGACTGTCAGGCGTGTAGAAGAACTGGAAGTTATCTGAATCGTCCCTGCTGACAGCTGTAGTTATCCATCCTCCCGTGTAGAGATGCCACTTACCCTCAGCAGGATCTCCCCTTATCCAGAGAGGAGATGCCTCCCTGCTAGTCTTATACATCCTATCGACAGTAAAGCCTAGCCTCTCCAATTGGTTTGAGATATAATCTCCTATAGCCCTTCTGGCATCCTCAACCCTTATTATGAAGTGCAGTGTGACGGGCTTGCCCTTATAGTACCACTTCCCTCCCACTAACTCCGCTCCCATCTTCTTCATCTCGCTCTCTATTATGGCCTTACCCTTCTCGAAATCGTAAGCGTACTTGCTCTCTATCTTACTTATCACATCTAGATACCTCTGGCCCTCCGGGAGCAATTTGATGAACGGGACGAACTTAGGCATACCTAAGCCGCCCAATATCTCGTTCACTATGTAATCCCTATCGATTATGTAGTTCATGGCCTCCCTTATCTTCTTGTTACTGAATGGGTTGAGCTCCCCCGTCTTCGGGAATGTCGGACCGACTGGGTTGAAAGTTAAATCGTAGTAAAGCCCGAAGGAGAAATCATAGGCTAGCTCTGGGCTCTGCTTTATCTTCCTGTAGAGATCGGGCTCTGAGAGGTCTATGAAGTATACGTCCATATCGCCCTTTATCAGCATCTCCACTGCCTTCGCATGATCGGGCTCGCCGAAGAAGACTATTGAGTCGAACCAGCCGTACTTGTTCGGTTTGAACTCGACTGGTGCTGCTGAAACGGGGCTGAATGCTGGGAGCAAGAGCGCTATTAGAATAGCCGATAGGATCGCGTACATCACATTCCTACTCATACCATCACCCCTGAGGGGCTAGGGGTAATAAAAGATGTCATACTTATAAAACTTTCCCTCGGTCCTCTCTTCAATTTCATTTCACTAGGGTTACTGAAAAATCTTCAACAGTAAGCGGGCCTTTCAAGAGTACTTGAACTCGAGTGTATTAAGCTACCTGGAGGAGTTCATGAAATTCCCCCTGAAGGATCACTTCAACCGCTCAAGTATCCCACTCCTCTCCCTCATCCCATCGTACTCCCTGCAAACTAGATCTATCGCCTCCTTATACTTCCCCTTCATCTTCACCCCCGAGCTCCTATAGAGCCCCTTCCTCCTCACCCGGTAGCATATCTCACATGTTAGCAAGGATACCTCGTATTTATCCAGATCCCCCTTGACTATGCCCTCAGCGATCCTCCTAACTACTTCCATTACCTCTTCATCCGAGCTCAAGTCCATTATCCCTCCCCTCGCCCCCCTCATGTACTGACTTATCGCAGCTTGCGTAACCCCCAAGAAATTCGCTACATCCACTTGCCTCAAGCCGTGCTTCTCTATCAGCTCCCTCGAGACAGCTGCCCTGACGGAAGGTATAAGCGTCTTCACTATGACTTCGCACGGTTGTATCAGCATCTCGATAACGATAGCTTTTCCCAATTATAATGTTTCCGCCTCCACTGAGAGGAGAGGTTTATTGACCCCCCTCAGGTCCCTGATCATCTGCGGCATGACTGCCCAAGTGCTGTGGAGGAGCACTTCCTCCCATTCCGATTTCACGAGGCCCATTGAGATAGCTGATAGCAGTATCCTATCGAAATCCCTCTCCTTAGATAGTTTCACTTCATCGCTGAGCAGCTCGATTATCTTGAGGGCTATGATAGAGTCCTCCATCCTCTCAGCCAGCTTACCCTTGCTGAGGGAAGCCGGCATCCTAGCTATCCTCACGAGCTCCGAACTCAGATCACTTAAGATCTTAGATGAGAGGAAGGATATCTCAGCCTCTACCTCCATTAAAGCCAATCTCTCATCATCTAAAGGTAGATCCTTAGCTACTATCTCAGCTTCCCTATCTAGGGCTTCCTGAAGCCTGGATCTGCCGGACTCCAGGAATTCGAGGGCTTCGCTCTTTATCGAGTTGAAGCTCTTCCACCTAGATAGATTCACAGGCTCCTCAGGAACTAATTCATCGGGATCGAAGCTAGCATCCTCCTCGGAGAGCATCGCATCCAATACTTCATCCATCTCGAAGAAGACGAGAGCTTCCCTTATGGCTGAGGCCGGGTCATCAGCAGCATGTATTATATTCAGGGCCCTGTTAGCTCCCTTCATATCATACCTCAAGTTCCCTGGCTTCCCTGCCTCTGGAGTAGTGGGTCCCACGAGTTCCCTCAGCTTGAGGCAGGACTCCCCGGATTCGCTGACTAACATGATAGCCACTACAGGAGCCTGGCTGAAGACCTTTGGCATTATCCACCAAGAATCCCTGTACCTCTGCTTCACGAACATGTAAAGCTCGTCTATCATCTGAGCATCCATCTCGGTCAGTTTCACAGCCCCTATTATGAAGTTCTCCCTGAGCCTCTCAACTATCTCCGGCGCTAAGCCCCTCGCGAAAGCATCAGGCTTTATCATAGCGAAGGAGAAATATTGAAGGGATTTTATGTGTTCATCTTCGGCTTCAGATAAGAACCTCTCCCTCAAATCCATGAAAACCTCTCTCTCTATCGGATCCCTCCTCTCGAAGTAAGATAGGCTCATCCTCCCTTCACCTTGAATATAGCTACCTCCACGTACCCCTGATTCTTACCGACGTGAACGAGCTCGAAGTAGTTCATCTTACCGAAACCTATCGAAGCGAGAGCCATCTTGTATAGGGTGGTGTTGAGGGCGTAATCGGTCGGTATATACCTCCCTGACATACTATCGTAATAGAAGAACTTCCTCAGGTCTTGGGTGAGCCACTTGCTCGATTCATCCGACCTGTATGGACTATACTGGAACTCCCCTGCTATCCAAGCTATAGCTATCCACTTCCCTCCTCCTTGGAAGTTCCCGACTTCCGCGGGGACATCGACGACCACATAGCTCGCGTTCATCCTGCTCGCGAGGTCTAGCATCCTCTCCTCAGGTCCCATGAAGCCCTTAGCTATTAGAGTTATCTGGCTGGAGTTTATCGTCAAACCATCTGCTATAGTGACCTTCCCCGAGCCGAACTGCATCCAGTAACCGTAGTCCCACCAAGATATCGCTATCTCCTCCGGCTTAGTGTTATTCTTCAACCAATTCAGGGCATCGATCCATCCCTCGCTGAAGCCCAAAGGGTAGTTCATCGCTTCCTCATACGATAGAGCGTAGCTATATAGATTCCCTCCGTACTCCCTTATATGTCCCTGTAACGCTACAGGGAGTATTACGAGGATCAGCATGAGTATTATCGGTACTCTCAGCATGTAAATCTTCCTCTTGAGAGGGAGAGAAGAACCTCTCCTCCCCTTAGATCTCTCCAGAGCTCTAACCCTCTTGATATAAGGCTCGGAGAATATGAGGAGCCTCTGGGTGAAGTAACCAGCGCATAGAGCTAGGAAGGGGGCAGCCAGGGGAGGAAGCCTCACTATGCTGACCGCGAAGTACAGGGAAATCAATGTCATCAGTATGAGCGTCAGCTCCTCATCTTTCCTCCACCTCTCTATTATCAGGAAGAAGAGACCTAAAGAAGCTGGAATGAGGAGAGTAGTGAAAGATTCGAAGCTCTCACCAGCTCCATGCTCAGCTACTGTCTCAACTACGTTCCCCTGAGGCAACTTGACGGAGGGGAAGAGCACTCTCATGAGCCTGCCTGTCAGGGGCTGATATATCCCGAGGCCAAGGAATATAGCGAGGAGGGCGACTCCAGCTACTACCGATACCTCCCTCCTCCTCCCAGCTACCCTGGGGATCCTCTCAGAGAGCAAGTAGACGAGAGCTGCGAGTAGGGATGCCCATACTAGTGTGCTCTCGAAACTCATGTAGAGCTTCCTGTAAGCTAAATTCGGTAGAGCGCCTAAAGACGCTATGAGTACGTAGAGAGGGGGTATCCCCAGTGCGAGGGCTTTCCTCCAATCCAGCCTGTCTAAGAGGAGCAATAAGAATAGGATGAGGGCATAACCATCGTAAAGGGCCCTGAAGCCGGCCCATACACCTGAGGCATATACTAAGAAGGCGCCGCTCAAACCCGAGTATATTATGACTTTCCAGTCCTCATCAGTCCTCATAGCTTTCAGCGTGAAATAGAGGGACGCCATGAGGAGGGGTATCGCGAACTGCTCATGCCTGTACCAACCCGCTAGGGATCTGCTGAGGTAAGCCCAAGATAGGGAGATCGAGAGAGCTGAGATCACCGCAGCCCCTCTCCCCCAAAGCTCCTTAGCTGTTAAGTAGAGGGGAATTACGATGAGGGGGGCGAAGAAAGCGGGTATATAGACTACCACTGTATAGAGGTCTTTGAAGCCGAAGAGGGAGACTAGCTTGTATATAGCTGCCCCAGTGTAATAGTGAAGGACTGGGAGTACTTCAGTGGGGTTGTAGCTCCATGGGTGCCAGGAGAGGGGATCGTAGCTCGGCAGATGGCCCGTCTTGACTAAGTAATCAGTTATTCTATAGTGGAGGAGGGGATCATCAGCCGTTAAATTGGCCCCGTACTTGAAAGTAGGGAGGATCCTGATGAAGGCTCCGAGGGAATATGATAGTATTAAGGCCAAGATATCCGTGATTAGTCCCCTAATCCTTCCCTCATCCGCCAAACCGTTCCACCTCAGATGAGCTGATGTCCCCTTATAAAAAATTTACCGGGGCTGGCATCGAGATGGGTGGTCGTAAAAGCTTATAATATCGCTCCGATGATCTCCATTATGATATTCAGAGCTGTGACCCTCCACTTAAATGATCCCGAGCTCTATTCCTCCTATTCCGATTACCTAATGAAGCTATCCTCTAGGCTGAATTCACTCTCCTCTAGAGTCGTGCTCCCCAGGGCTTACGATGAAGTGAGCCTGGATCTCAAGGCCGCTTATTCCGGAAAGGGGTCTAAGGCATTTGAAATAGCATGGGATCTACTCAAAGGGGGTTACTTCACCTCAATATCCCTTAGCAGCGATCCCTCTGAGATCTACAGAGCCTCTGAATTCCTCTTCAGGATATCCGAGGAACTCGGGCCTGAATATGCGACTATGTTCGCTCTAGGGTCAGGAGAGCCACCGGAAACACCCTATTTTCCACTGACTAAATCTGAAAATTTCGGATTGAGCTTCTCCCTCCTCTACCCATCGGATCTCTATGGGGCTTTAACTGAAGCTGAGGAGCCCGATTTAACTCTCAGGTATGCCCTCTCGAGAGTTTTCAAGGAGGCTGAGCGTAGGGTCGGAGAAGCGGTAGGGGAATTAGGTGAAGCTGTCCCTATAATAGGGATAGATTTCTCCCTGAGCCCTTGGATGGAGGAGAGCGTAGCTGAGGTAGTCAGCCTAGTCGCGAGATCCCCGTTCTTAGGGCCGGGAACGCCCTCGGCTCTCTTGGAGATAAATGAGGCCATATTGGAGTCATCTGAGGGGATGAGGAGGATCGGCTTCAATGAGATTATGCTGCCGATGGCAGAGGATGACCTCCTGAAGGAGCTATCATTGAGGCTAGAGATGAGAGCTAGGGATCTGGCTCTGCTAACACCTTATTGCTTGGCCGGTCTCGATATGGCCGTGCTACCCCTGAGCGTCGGGAGGGGAGATTTAGCTAAGCTGATAAGGGATGTGATAGCATCTAGCCGCGTTAAAGGTAGGACGATAGGGCTCAGGATAATCTTAGCTGATGCCGAACCAGGGGAGCAAATCGAGCTCAGGAGGTTCGGGAAGGTCCCTGTGATGATGCCCTAGCGTAAGCCCCTCCGAATATCCTATCGTATATATCGACTGCAGCTCTCACCCCATCCCCAACTGCTTTAGCTATCTGCAATGGCTCCCCAGTGA is a window of Candidatus Korarchaeum sp. DNA encoding:
- a CDS encoding nucleoside-diphosphate kinase, with the translated sequence MSLSYFERRDPIEREVFMDLRERFLSEAEDEHIKSLQYFSFAMIKPDAFARGLAPEIVERLRENFIIGAVKLTEMDAQMIDELYMFVKQRYRDSWWIMPKVFSQAPVVAIMLVSESGESCLKLRELVGPTTPEAGKPGNLRYDMKGANRALNIIHAADDPASAIREALVFFEMDEVLDAMLSEEDASFDPDELVPEEPVNLSRWKSFNSIKSEALEFLESGRSRLQEALDREAEIVAKDLPLDDERLALMEVEAEISFLSSKILSDLSSELVRIARMPASLSKGKLAERMEDSIIALKIIELLSDEVKLSKERDFDRILLSAISMGLVKSEWEEVLLHSTWAVMPQMIRDLRGVNKPLLSVEAETL
- a CDS encoding helix-turn-helix domain-containing protein — its product is MLIQPCEVIVKTLIPSVRAAVSRELIEKHGLRQVDVANFLGVTQAAISQYMRGARGGIMDLSSDEEVMEVVRRIAEGIVKGDLDKYEVSLLTCEICYRVRRKGLYRSSGVKMKGKYKEAIDLVCREYDGMRERSGILERLK
- a CDS encoding DUF711 family protein; translation: MIFRAVTLHLNDPELYSSYSDYLMKLSSRLNSLSSRVVLPRAYDEVSLDLKAAYSGKGSKAFEIAWDLLKGGYFTSISLSSDPSEIYRASEFLFRISEELGPEYATMFALGSGEPPETPYFPLTKSENFGLSFSLLYPSDLYGALTEAEEPDLTLRYALSRVFKEAERRVGEAVGELGEAVPIIGIDFSLSPWMEESVAEVVSLVARSPFLGPGTPSALLEINEAILESSEGMRRIGFNEIMLPMAEDDLLKELSLRLEMRARDLALLTPYCLAGLDMAVLPLSVGRGDLAKLIRDVIASSRVKGRTIGLRIILADAEPGEQIELRRFGKVPVMMP
- a CDS encoding ABC transporter substrate-binding protein, producing MSRNVMYAILSAILIALLLPAFSPVSAAPVEFKPNKYGWFDSIVFFGEPDHAKAVEMLIKGDMDVYFIDLSEPDLYRKIKQSPELAYDFSFGLYYDLTFNPVGPTFPKTGELNPFSNKKIREAMNYIIDRDYIVNEILGGLGMPKFVPFIKLLPEGQRYLDVISKIESKYAYDFEKGKAIIESEMKKMGAELVGGKWYYKGKPVTLHFIIRVEDARRAIGDYISNQLERLGFTVDRMYKTSREASPLWIRGDPAEGKWHLYTGGWITTAVSRDDSDNFQFFYTPDSPMAWSPLWRAYKPDSEFRDIANKLAMKQFKTMEERDQMMRKALWMAIEDSARLWIVDQTAVWARRKGINLVADYAAGYAAASWAFTANKGKVGGTARISSAEVIIDPWNPSGPNGGASNWIYDVMIYGYALTDSAFLLHPQTGLAIPLNVKSVYMEVVKGTPTHQNEESKNWLTLKWVDSVKVPPDAWASWDVKGQRMVTAKEANVTEAKVKFVVNYGPVLGKVAYHDGSIRSLADFIFGYVVDHERMNPESKIYDESVADYLKSFYEPFKAWRIISTDPLVIEYYVDYIHLDAELIASAYTIWPSMPWHSYFIGVLAEENKELAFGADKANALNVEWMNYIAGPSLEILKKYLDKAYNEGLIPYPNFFKDYIKVEEAKRRYSLLRDFYNKYKHFFISDGPYYLAAADAIAHTCTIKSIRTLPYKIEKIARDIEEFKLFPYTFVGIGYDKSIILKYFPTAEVLTGPSGVSLVVGGPAVNVHTKLAFEKAGIKMDHKTLSLPTGEKYESKYGSLDYGIATLIDKNLYVAGTSRYGTEAALLYLLKNKVNAGTIIVKWQDTNRNGAVDENEISLELQKP